In Acinetobacter pittii, one genomic interval encodes:
- the fba gene encoding class II fructose-bisphosphate aldolase (catalyzes the reversible aldol condensation of dihydroxyacetonephosphate and glyceraldehyde 3-phosphate in the Calvin cycle, glycolysis, and/or gluconeogenesis), producing MALISMRQLLDHAAEHNYGVPAFNVNNLEQMRAIMLAADATNSPVIVQASAGARKYAGAPFLRHLILAAIEEWPHIPVVMHQDHGTSPEICQRSIQLGFSSVMMDGSLGTDGKTPTSYEYNVDVTRNVVALAHACGVSVEGEIGCLGSLETGMAGEEDGVGAEGVLDHSQLLTSVEEATQFVADTNVDALAIAVGTSHGAYKFTRPPTGDILAIDRIKEIHAALPNTHLVMHGSSSVPQEWLKVINEFGGDIKETYGVPVEQLVEAIKHGVRKINIDTDLRLASTGAIRQFMAENPAEFDPRKYFAKTVDSMKQICIDRYEAFGTAGNADKIRPISLEKMVDRYK from the coding sequence ATGGCACTCATTTCAATGCGCCAGCTCTTGGATCACGCTGCTGAACATAACTACGGCGTACCAGCATTTAACGTAAATAACTTAGAACAAATGCGTGCAATTATGCTTGCCGCAGATGCAACCAATTCACCAGTAATTGTTCAAGCATCAGCTGGAGCTCGCAAATATGCAGGCGCTCCATTCTTACGCCATCTTATTTTGGCTGCAATTGAAGAATGGCCGCATATTCCAGTGGTAATGCATCAAGACCATGGAACAAGCCCAGAAATTTGTCAGCGTTCAATTCAGCTTGGCTTTAGCTCAGTGATGATGGACGGTTCATTAGGTACAGATGGTAAAACACCTACATCGTACGAATACAACGTTGATGTAACTCGTAATGTTGTTGCTTTAGCACACGCTTGCGGTGTTTCTGTTGAAGGTGAAATTGGCTGTTTAGGTAGCCTTGAAACTGGTATGGCTGGCGAAGAAGATGGTGTTGGTGCTGAAGGTGTACTTGATCACTCACAACTTCTTACTTCTGTTGAAGAAGCGACTCAGTTTGTTGCCGATACTAATGTAGATGCATTGGCGATTGCTGTGGGTACTTCACATGGTGCTTACAAATTCACTCGTCCACCTACAGGCGATATCTTGGCGATTGACCGTATTAAAGAAATTCATGCGGCATTACCAAATACTCATCTTGTTATGCATGGTTCAAGTTCTGTGCCACAAGAATGGTTGAAAGTAATCAATGAGTTCGGTGGTGATATTAAAGAGACTTATGGCGTACCTGTTGAACAGCTTGTAGAAGCAATTAAACATGGTGTTCGTAAGATTAATATCGATACAGACTTACGTTTAGCATCTACTGGTGCAATTCGTCAGTTTATGGCTGAAAACCCAGCTGAGTTCGATCCACGTAAATACTTTGCTAAAACTGTAGATTCAATGAAGCAAATTTGTATTGATCGTTATGAAGCATTTGGTACGGCTGGAAATGCTGACAAGATTCGTCCAATTTCTTTAGAGAAAATGGTTGATCGTTATAAATAA